From Onychostoma macrolepis isolate SWU-2019 chromosome 05, ASM1243209v1, whole genome shotgun sequence, one genomic window encodes:
- the bco2l gene encoding beta-carotene 15, 15-dioxygenase 2, like isoform X3: MSKPTQDSMYKVSANKKRPSASGLEFIGPLVSSVEETPDPISTVIKGEIPSWITGSFLRNGPGRFEFGESKFNHWFDGMALMHRFHIKDGQVTYSSCFLRSDSYVQNAEKNRIVVSEFGTLATPDPCKNIFARFFSHFQIPVATDNAGVSFVKYKGDFYVSTETNFMRRIDPVSLETKEKVDWSKYIAINAATAHPHYDRDGATYNLGNSYGRKGFFYHILRVPPGDGKNDVADLSGAEILCSIPASDPRKPSYYHSFVMSENYIVFIEQPIKLDLLKFMLYRVAGKSFHKVMSWYPELETIFHVADRHTGQLIKTKYYSSAMFTLHQINAYEENGCLIMDMCCGDDGNVIGDFTMENLQASGEELDKFFNSLCTNLPRRYVLPLDVKEDEPNDHNLINLPYTTATAVKTITGVFLSHEDLYSDDLLQYGGLEFPQINYTYYNARPYRYFYACGFGHVFGDSLLKMDLEGKKLKVWHHAGLFPSEPVFVPAPDAKDEDDGVVMSVVITPREKKSSFLLVLDAKTFTELGRAEVPVDIPYGTHGLFNELS; encoded by the exons ATGTCTAAACCTACACAGGATTCAATGTATAAAGTGTCAG CTAACAAAAAACGGCCATCTGCCAGTGGTCTGGAGTTCATTGGTCCTCTTGTGAGCTCTGTGGAGGAGACCCCAGACCCCATCAGTACAGTTATTAAAGGTGAAATTCCCTCCTGGATCACTGGCAGCTTCCTAAGAAATGGACCTGGAAGATTTGAGTTTGGTGAAAGCAA ATTCAACCACTGGTTTGACGGCATGGCCTTGATGCATCGTTTCCACATTAAAGATGGTCAGGTGACCTACAGCAGCTGTTTTTTGCGCAGTGACTCTTATGTGCAAAATGCAGAGAAGAATCGAATTGTAGTTTCTGAATTTGGCACCCTGGCAACACCTGACCCATGCAAGAACATCTTTGCCCGtttcttttcacattttcaGATTCCAG TTGCGACCGATAATGCAGGTGTGAGCTTTGTTAAGTACAAGGGAGATTTCTACGTAAGCACAGAGACCAACTTCATGCGCAGAATCGACCCTGTGAGCCTGGAAACCAAAGAAAAG gTGGATTGGTCAAAATATATTGCAATTAATGCAGCAACAGCTCATCCACATTATGACCGTGACGGAGCAACTTACAACTTGGGAAACTCATATGGCCGAAAAG GCTTCTTCTACCATATCCTCCGAGTACCACCAGGTGACGGAAAGAATGATGTTGCTGATCTCTCAGGCGCAGAGATTCTTTGCTCTATTCCTGCTTCTGACCCCAGGAAACCATCATACTACCACAGTTTTG TCATGTCAGAGAATTACATAGTCTTCATTGAGCAGCCGATCAAACTAGACCTGCTGAAATTCATGCTGTACAGAGTTGCTGGAAAGAGCTTTCATAAAGTCATGTCCTGGTACCCGGAACTGGAAACCATCTTCCATGTGGCAGACAGACACACTGGCCAG CTCATCAAGACAAAATACTACAGCAGTGCTATGTTCACACTGCACCAGATTAATGCATATGAGGAGAATGGATGTTTGATTATGGACATGTGCTGTGGAGATGATGGCAATGTGATTGGTGACTTCACAATGGAGAACCTTCAGGCATCTGGAGAAGAACTTGACAAG TTCTTCAATTCATTGTGTACAAACTTACCACGGAGATATGTACTGCCTCTGGACGTAAAGGAAGATGAGCCTAATGACCACAACCTCATCAATTTGCCATACACCACTGCCACTGCTGTGAAGACTATAACTGGG GTGTTCCTGAGCCATGAAGATCTCTACAGTGATGACCTGTTGCAGTATGGTGGTCTTGAGTTCCCACAGATTAACTACACGTATTACAATGCTCGTCCTTATCGGTACTTCTACGCCTGTGGCTTTGGACACGTATTTGGTGACTCTTTGCTAAAGATGGATCTAGAAGGAAAGAAGCTAAAG GTGTGGCACCACGCTGGTTTGTTCCCATCAGAACCAGTGTTTGTTCCGGCACCTGATGCTAAGGATGAGGATGATGGTGTGGTCATGTCTGTGGTCATTACACCAAGAGAG AAAAAGAGCAGTTTCCTCCTTGTCCTTGATGCCAAGACTTTCACAGAGCTTGGGCGAGCAGAAGTTCCAGTGGACATCCCGTACGGCACTCATGGACTCTTCAATGAGTTGagctaa
- the si:ch211-214j8.12 gene encoding uncharacterized protein si:ch211-214j8.12 codes for MPLFRRQFEREGQRKKKQKNEWTEDEDGPSTLIGLCLQSLAENMKEMWAKDYTQKYMDQYFFRYVMGPFSSLPGELLEELLCILSSRNLLTRAALHLLLLPQLSCLSLTSVCSLVNANLCSLIQIRCQNLQSLDLSGAQNISASVLCELPGSQSHLRSLSLAGTLCDQRVISVVCRQCPKLKHLDVSRCLHLTPAGLLPLAYHEPIKHQPTNISSLLALDIGLAENERDAVAAVAFLLLSLPGLQRLAMEGLGQACALIQNKQFEVTEEFTRREGVPLLKDMWAKRTQEDHLKDSILLCADREESFTLEGKIDECLSLEESQTDASDSTDINEWTRNSGEGCEKDRCRSRACNGRDSVTTSLRDVQGPSLDTLEAVGKVCPELRVLSLDCLQSNVDDNVDSFEQAAVLARGLGRFSGQLCCLSLQFAGLLSELVPALKAAGSHLLSLTLEGIKADGHIPLLELIRTCPRLTSLTVYLDPPRNNLNGDEEEEGEDEGLLSNLPCIPHLRSLTLNFSLDERQMKPALCWRSLKGVLWALLRGASLLQKLSLIAVPCQLDPVFKLVLNHPAKPLGALDSPPLHCLRSASLNRSDISMETVIHIVNTCRRLSHLDLSGCWALTLSNITKLQCKAKRRRHTLQITWT; via the exons ATGCCCTTGTTCCGGCGGCAATTTGAGAGGGAAGGTCAGAGGAAGAAAAAACAGAAGAATGAATGGACTGAGGATGAGGATGGACCATCCACACTGATTGGCCTTTGTCTTCAAAGCCTAGCTGAGAACATGAAAGAGATGTGGGCAAAAGATTATACCCAAAAATACATGGACCAGTATTTCTTCAGATACGTCATGGGTCCCTTCAGCTCATTAC CTGGTGAGTTGTTGGAAGAGCTGTTGTGCATCCTGTCCTCACGTAATTTGTTGACACGTGCTGCCCTGCATCTCCTTCTCCTCCCGCAGCTGAGCTGTTTGTCCCTCACATCAGTCTGCAGCCTTGTCAATGCCAACCTCTGCTCCCTTATCCAGATACGCTGTCag AATCTTCAGTCTCTGGATCTTAGTGGCGCACAGAATATATCTGCATCAGTGCTGTGTGAGCTCCCGGGCAGCCAAAGTCATCTTCGTTCCCTCTCCCTGGCTGGAACCCTGTGTGATCAGAGAGTGATATCAGTGGTCTGCCGACAGTGCCCCAAACTGAAACACTTGGACGTGTCCCGTTGCCTTCACCTCACCCCTGCAGGCCTGCTCCCTCTGGCCTACCATGAACCCATCAAACATCAACCCACAAACATCAGCAGCCTGCTAGCTCTGGATATCGGTTTAGCAGAAAATGAGAGAGATGCAGTAGCTGCAGTTGCGTTTCTCCTGCTCAGCTTACCTGGTCTTCAGAGGTTGGCAATGGAGGGATTGGGACAGGCTTGTGCTCTCATACAGAACAAGCAGTTTGAGGTGACTGAGGAGTTTACTAGACGAGAAGGTGTGCCGCTTCTCAAAGACATGTGGGCGAAGCGAACACAGGAAGACCACTTAAAAGACAGCATTTTACTGTGTGCAGATAGAGAGGAAAGTTTTACTTTGGAAGGAAAAATAGATGAATGTTTATCATTAGAGGAGAGTCAGACAGATGCTAGTGATAGTACTGATATAAATGAATGGACAAGGAATTCAGGAGAAGGTTGTGAAAAAGATAGATGTAGAAGTAGAGCTTGTAATGGAAGGGATAGTGTGACAACATCCCTCAGGGATGTACAAGGACCGTCTCTGGATACTTTAGAGGCGGTAGGGAAGGTCTGCCCTGAACTGCGTGTCCTGTCTTTGGACTGTCTCCAGAGCAATGTGGATGATAATGTTGACAGCTTTGAACAGGCAGCAGTTTTAGCCAGAGGACTTGGTAGGTTTTCTGGACAGCTGTGCTGTCTTTCTCTACAGTTTGCTGGTCTTCTGTCTGAACTGGTTCCAGCACTTAAAGCCGCAGGCTCACATCTGCTTTCACTCACCTTGGAAGGCATCAAAGCTGATGGACATATTCCTCTTCTGGAGCTCATTCGTACCTGTCCCAGACTCACTTCTCTCACTGTTTATTTAGACCCACCCAGGAATAATTTGAATGgagatgaggaggaggagggtgAAGACGAAGGCCTTCTTTCTAATCTGCCATGCATTCCACACCTCCGCTCTTTAACACTAAA TTTTTCCCTGGATGAACGACAAATGAAGCCTGCATTGTGTTGGAGGTCTCTGAAGGGAGTGCTGTGGGCACTACTTAGAGGAGCTTCACTCCTGCAGAAGCTCTCACTAATCGCTGTTCCTTGTCAACTGGACCCTGTGTTCAAACTTGTCCTGAATCATCCGGCCAAACCCCTCGGAGCCCTAGACAGTCCCCCACTGCACTGCCTCAGATCTGCTAGCCTGAACCGCTCAGATATCTCTATGGAGACAGTAATACATATTGTAAACACATGTAGGCGCTTGTCTCATTTGGATTTGAGTGGCTGCTGGGCATTGACTTTGAGCAATATCACAAAGTTACAATGCAAAGCCAAAAGGAGGCGCCATACGCTACAAATTACATGGACTTGA
- the fam219ab gene encoding protein FAM219A isoform X2 — MMEEIDRFQVPTEAEMQPFDPASSTTSEADSDTRESEPATLNYKPSPLHMKIDKQRELVRKGSLKNGNAGSPVNQQPKKNNVMARTRLVVPNKGYSSLDQSPDEKPLVALDTDSDDDFDMSRYSSSGYSSAEQINQDLNIQLLKDGYRLDEIPDDEDLDLIPPKSVNSTCMCCQATSSTACQIQ, encoded by the exons ATGATGGAAGAAATCGACAGATTTCAAGTGCCGACCGAGGCAGAGATGCAGCCTTTT GATCCAGCATCATCGACCACATCAGAGGCAGACTCAGATACTAGGGAGAGTGAACCTGCTACTCTCAACTATAAACCTTCTCCTCTCCATATGAAGATAG ACAAACAGAGAGAGTTGGTTAGGAAAGGGTCACTGAAAAATGGCAATGCTGGAAGCCCTGTCAATCAGCAACCCAAGAAAAATAACGTGATGGCCAGAACAAG GCTAGTGGTTCCCAATAAAGGCTACTCTTCTTTAGACCAGAGTCCAGATGAGAAACCTTTAGTTGCTCTAGACACAGACAG CGATGACGACTTTGACATGTCTAGATATTCCTCGTCAGGATACTCGTCAGCCGAG CAGATAAACCAGGATCTGAACATCCAGCTACTGAAAGATGGATACAGGCTGGATGAGATCCCCGATGATGAAGACCTGGACCTCATACCACCCAAATCCGTTAACTCAACCTGCATGTGCTGCCAAGCCACCTCCTCCACTGCTTGTCAAATCCAGTAA
- the fam219ab gene encoding protein FAM219A isoform X1, which translates to MMEEIDRFQVPTEAEMQPFDPASSTTSEADSDTRESEPATLNYKPSPLHMKIDKQRELVRKGSLKNGNAGSPVNQQPKKNNVMARTRLVVPNKGYSSLDQSPDEKPLVALDTDSDDDFDMSRYSSSGYSSAEVRSLREQQINQDLNIQLLKDGYRLDEIPDDEDLDLIPPKSVNSTCMCCQATSSTACQIQ; encoded by the exons ATGATGGAAGAAATCGACAGATTTCAAGTGCCGACCGAGGCAGAGATGCAGCCTTTT GATCCAGCATCATCGACCACATCAGAGGCAGACTCAGATACTAGGGAGAGTGAACCTGCTACTCTCAACTATAAACCTTCTCCTCTCCATATGAAGATAG ACAAACAGAGAGAGTTGGTTAGGAAAGGGTCACTGAAAAATGGCAATGCTGGAAGCCCTGTCAATCAGCAACCCAAGAAAAATAACGTGATGGCCAGAACAAG GCTAGTGGTTCCCAATAAAGGCTACTCTTCTTTAGACCAGAGTCCAGATGAGAAACCTTTAGTTGCTCTAGACACAGACAG CGATGACGACTTTGACATGTCTAGATATTCCTCGTCAGGATACTCGTCAGCCGAGGTGAGGTCTCTAAGGGAACAG CAGATAAACCAGGATCTGAACATCCAGCTACTGAAAGATGGATACAGGCTGGATGAGATCCCCGATGATGAAGACCTGGACCTCATACCACCCAAATCCGTTAACTCAACCTGCATGTGCTGCCAAGCCACCTCCTCCACTGCTTGTCAAATCCAGTAA
- the bco2l gene encoding beta-carotene 15, 15-dioxygenase 2, like isoform X2 — MSPQIRRILTAKVMSKPTQDSMYKVSANKKRPSASGLEFIGPLVSSVEETPDPISTVIKGEIPSWITGSFLRNGPGRFEFGESKFNHWFDGMALMHRFHIKDGQVTYSSCFLRSDSYVQNAEKNRIVVSEFGTLATPDPCKNIFARFFSHFQIPVATDNAGVSFVKYKGDFYVSTETNFMRRIDPVSLETKEKVDWSKYIAINAATAHPHYDRDGATYNLGNSYGRKGFFYHILRVPPGDGKNDVADLSGAEILCSIPASDPRKPSYYHSFVMSENYIVFIEQPIKLDLLKFMLYRVAGKSFHKVMSWYPELETIFHVADRHTGQLIKTKYYSSAMFTLHQINAYEENGCLIMDMCCGDDGNVIGDFTMENLQASGEELDKFFNSLCTNLPRRYVLPLDVKEDEPNDHNLINLPYTTATAVKTITGVFLSHEDLYSDDLLQYGGLEFPQINYTYYNARPYRYFYACGFGHVFGDSLLKMDLEGKKLKVWHHAGLFPSEPVFVPAPDAKDEDDGVVMSVVITPREKKSSFLLVLDAKTFTELGRAEVPVDIPYGTHGLFNELS; from the exons atgtcaccacagattcggag AATCTTAACAGCCAAAGTCATGTCTAAACCTACACAGGATTCAATGTATAAAGTGTCAG CTAACAAAAAACGGCCATCTGCCAGTGGTCTGGAGTTCATTGGTCCTCTTGTGAGCTCTGTGGAGGAGACCCCAGACCCCATCAGTACAGTTATTAAAGGTGAAATTCCCTCCTGGATCACTGGCAGCTTCCTAAGAAATGGACCTGGAAGATTTGAGTTTGGTGAAAGCAA ATTCAACCACTGGTTTGACGGCATGGCCTTGATGCATCGTTTCCACATTAAAGATGGTCAGGTGACCTACAGCAGCTGTTTTTTGCGCAGTGACTCTTATGTGCAAAATGCAGAGAAGAATCGAATTGTAGTTTCTGAATTTGGCACCCTGGCAACACCTGACCCATGCAAGAACATCTTTGCCCGtttcttttcacattttcaGATTCCAG TTGCGACCGATAATGCAGGTGTGAGCTTTGTTAAGTACAAGGGAGATTTCTACGTAAGCACAGAGACCAACTTCATGCGCAGAATCGACCCTGTGAGCCTGGAAACCAAAGAAAAG gTGGATTGGTCAAAATATATTGCAATTAATGCAGCAACAGCTCATCCACATTATGACCGTGACGGAGCAACTTACAACTTGGGAAACTCATATGGCCGAAAAG GCTTCTTCTACCATATCCTCCGAGTACCACCAGGTGACGGAAAGAATGATGTTGCTGATCTCTCAGGCGCAGAGATTCTTTGCTCTATTCCTGCTTCTGACCCCAGGAAACCATCATACTACCACAGTTTTG TCATGTCAGAGAATTACATAGTCTTCATTGAGCAGCCGATCAAACTAGACCTGCTGAAATTCATGCTGTACAGAGTTGCTGGAAAGAGCTTTCATAAAGTCATGTCCTGGTACCCGGAACTGGAAACCATCTTCCATGTGGCAGACAGACACACTGGCCAG CTCATCAAGACAAAATACTACAGCAGTGCTATGTTCACACTGCACCAGATTAATGCATATGAGGAGAATGGATGTTTGATTATGGACATGTGCTGTGGAGATGATGGCAATGTGATTGGTGACTTCACAATGGAGAACCTTCAGGCATCTGGAGAAGAACTTGACAAG TTCTTCAATTCATTGTGTACAAACTTACCACGGAGATATGTACTGCCTCTGGACGTAAAGGAAGATGAGCCTAATGACCACAACCTCATCAATTTGCCATACACCACTGCCACTGCTGTGAAGACTATAACTGGG GTGTTCCTGAGCCATGAAGATCTCTACAGTGATGACCTGTTGCAGTATGGTGGTCTTGAGTTCCCACAGATTAACTACACGTATTACAATGCTCGTCCTTATCGGTACTTCTACGCCTGTGGCTTTGGACACGTATTTGGTGACTCTTTGCTAAAGATGGATCTAGAAGGAAAGAAGCTAAAG GTGTGGCACCACGCTGGTTTGTTCCCATCAGAACCAGTGTTTGTTCCGGCACCTGATGCTAAGGATGAGGATGATGGTGTGGTCATGTCTGTGGTCATTACACCAAGAGAG AAAAAGAGCAGTTTCCTCCTTGTCCTTGATGCCAAGACTTTCACAGAGCTTGGGCGAGCAGAAGTTCCAGTGGACATCCCGTACGGCACTCATGGACTCTTCAATGAGTTGagctaa
- the dhfr gene encoding dihydrofolate reductase isoform X1 has protein sequence MSRILNCIVAVCPDMGIGKNGNLPWHPVRLSNEFKHFQKMTMTPLVEGKKNVVLMGRKTWFSIPAANRPLKNRINIVLSRELKTAPEGAHYLASDFSSALHLLDSSELEKQVDQVWIIGGSALYKEVMVSSGPRRLFVTRVLKQFDCDTFIPDINMDNYKLLPEFPGVATGLQEENGLQYVFEVYESTDH, from the exons ATGTCTCGAATACTCAACTGTATTGTAGCTGTTTGTCCAGACATGGGAATAGGGAAAAATGGAAATCTGCCTTGGCATCCAGTAAGACTAAG TAATGAATTCAAGCACTTTCAGAAGATGACCATGACCCCGTTAGTTGAGG GTAAAAAGAATGTGGTCCTGATGGGCAGAAAGACTTGGTTCTCTATTCCTGCTGCAAACAGACCACTAAAGAACAGGATCAACATTGTTCTCAGCAGAGAGCTCAA GACAGCCCCAGAGGGAGCTCACTACCTTGCTTCAGACTTCAGTTCAGCTCTCCATCTGTTAGACAGCAGCGAGCTCGAAAAACAAGTGGACCAGGTTTGGATAATTGGTGGAAGCGCTCTGTACAAG GAGGTGATGGTGAGTTCTGGTCCCAGGCGTCTTTTTGTAACACGGGTCCTCAAGCAGTTTGACTGTGACACATTCATACCTGACATTAACATGGACAACTACAAGCTCTTGCCCGA ATTCCCAGGTGTAGCTACCGGCTTGCAGGAGGAGAATGGTCTTCAGTATGTATTTGAAGTATATGAGAGCACCGACCACTAA
- the dhfr gene encoding dihydrofolate reductase isoform X2, with product MGRKTWFSIPAANRPLKNRINIVLSRELKTAPEGAHYLASDFSSALHLLDSSELEKQVDQVWIIGGSALYKEVMVSSGPRRLFVTRVLKQFDCDTFIPDINMDNYKLLPEFPGVATGLQEENGLQYVFEVYESTDH from the exons ATGGGCAGAAAGACTTGGTTCTCTATTCCTGCTGCAAACAGACCACTAAAGAACAGGATCAACATTGTTCTCAGCAGAGAGCTCAA GACAGCCCCAGAGGGAGCTCACTACCTTGCTTCAGACTTCAGTTCAGCTCTCCATCTGTTAGACAGCAGCGAGCTCGAAAAACAAGTGGACCAGGTTTGGATAATTGGTGGAAGCGCTCTGTACAAG GAGGTGATGGTGAGTTCTGGTCCCAGGCGTCTTTTTGTAACACGGGTCCTCAAGCAGTTTGACTGTGACACATTCATACCTGACATTAACATGGACAACTACAAGCTCTTGCCCGA ATTCCCAGGTGTAGCTACCGGCTTGCAGGAGGAGAATGGTCTTCAGTATGTATTTGAAGTATATGAGAGCACCGACCACTAA
- the ela3l gene encoding elastase 3 like → MFALILASVLIASAFGCGKPPIEPLSSRVVNGEEARSHSWPWQISLQYQSDSSWRHTCGGSIIAENWVMTAAHCISSERNYRVYVGKHDLSANEDGAKAISAQKIIVHEKWNSLFVSLGNDIALIKLSEPVTLSDTVQLGCVPPAGSVLENNYPCYITGWGRLSTGGPLPDKLQQALMPAVDHATCSRFDWWGSSVKETMVCAGGDGVVAGCNGDSGGPLNCKNSAGVWEVHGIASFVSGMGCNTVKKPTVFTRVSAFNDWIDKVMMNN, encoded by the exons ATGTTCGCCCTCATCCTAGCATCAGTGCTCATTGCTAGCG CCTTTGGGTGTGGAAAACCTCCCATTGAACCTCTCAGCTCTCGTGTGGTCAATGGAGAGGAAGCCAGGTCCCACAGCTGGCCCTGGCAG ATCTCTCTGCAGTATCAGAGCGATAGCTCATGGCGTCACACTTGTGGAGGATCTATCATTGCTGAAAACTGGGTGATGACTGCTGCTCACTGCATCAG TTCTGAGCGCAACTACAGGGTGTATGTTGGTAAGCATGACCTGTCAGCAAACGAGGACGGCGCAAAGGCCATCAGTGCACAGAAGATCATTGTGCACGAGAAATGGAACTCCTTGTTTGTGTCTCTTGG AAACGACATTGCCCTGATCAAGTTGTCCGAGCCTGTGACACTGAGTGATACTGTTCAGCTGGGCTGCGTTCCTCCTGCTGGCTCCGTCCTCGAAAACAACTACCCCTGCTATATTACAGGCTGGGGGAGACTCTCCA CTGGAGGCCCTCTTCCTGACAAACTGCAGCAAGCACTGATGCCCGCTGTGGATCACGCCACCTGCTCCAGGTTTGACTGGTGGGGTTCCAGTGTCAAAGAAACCATGGTCTGCGCTGGTGGAGACGGCGTTGTTGCTGGCTGCAAT GGTGACTCTGGCGGTCCCCTGAACTGCAAGAACTCTGCCGGTGTCTGGGAGGTGCACGGTATTGCCAGCTTCGTTTCGGGTATGGGCTGTAACACTGTGAAGAAGCCTACTGTTTTCACCCGTGTGTCCGCTTTCAATGACTGGATCGACAAG GTCATGATGAACAATTAA
- the bco2l gene encoding beta-carotene 15, 15-dioxygenase 2, like isoform X1 produces the protein MGAAMFVRAAVQRVLSVRFTSRKFINFSQNTCKILTAKVMSKPTQDSMYKVSANKKRPSASGLEFIGPLVSSVEETPDPISTVIKGEIPSWITGSFLRNGPGRFEFGESKFNHWFDGMALMHRFHIKDGQVTYSSCFLRSDSYVQNAEKNRIVVSEFGTLATPDPCKNIFARFFSHFQIPVATDNAGVSFVKYKGDFYVSTETNFMRRIDPVSLETKEKVDWSKYIAINAATAHPHYDRDGATYNLGNSYGRKGFFYHILRVPPGDGKNDVADLSGAEILCSIPASDPRKPSYYHSFVMSENYIVFIEQPIKLDLLKFMLYRVAGKSFHKVMSWYPELETIFHVADRHTGQLIKTKYYSSAMFTLHQINAYEENGCLIMDMCCGDDGNVIGDFTMENLQASGEELDKFFNSLCTNLPRRYVLPLDVKEDEPNDHNLINLPYTTATAVKTITGVFLSHEDLYSDDLLQYGGLEFPQINYTYYNARPYRYFYACGFGHVFGDSLLKMDLEGKKLKVWHHAGLFPSEPVFVPAPDAKDEDDGVVMSVVITPREKKSSFLLVLDAKTFTELGRAEVPVDIPYGTHGLFNELS, from the exons atgggcgccgccatgtttgttcgcgctgcAGTTCAGAGAGTCCTGTCAGTCCGATTTACATCACGTAAATTCATCAATTTCTCGCAAAATACATGCAA AATCTTAACAGCCAAAGTCATGTCTAAACCTACACAGGATTCAATGTATAAAGTGTCAG CTAACAAAAAACGGCCATCTGCCAGTGGTCTGGAGTTCATTGGTCCTCTTGTGAGCTCTGTGGAGGAGACCCCAGACCCCATCAGTACAGTTATTAAAGGTGAAATTCCCTCCTGGATCACTGGCAGCTTCCTAAGAAATGGACCTGGAAGATTTGAGTTTGGTGAAAGCAA ATTCAACCACTGGTTTGACGGCATGGCCTTGATGCATCGTTTCCACATTAAAGATGGTCAGGTGACCTACAGCAGCTGTTTTTTGCGCAGTGACTCTTATGTGCAAAATGCAGAGAAGAATCGAATTGTAGTTTCTGAATTTGGCACCCTGGCAACACCTGACCCATGCAAGAACATCTTTGCCCGtttcttttcacattttcaGATTCCAG TTGCGACCGATAATGCAGGTGTGAGCTTTGTTAAGTACAAGGGAGATTTCTACGTAAGCACAGAGACCAACTTCATGCGCAGAATCGACCCTGTGAGCCTGGAAACCAAAGAAAAG gTGGATTGGTCAAAATATATTGCAATTAATGCAGCAACAGCTCATCCACATTATGACCGTGACGGAGCAACTTACAACTTGGGAAACTCATATGGCCGAAAAG GCTTCTTCTACCATATCCTCCGAGTACCACCAGGTGACGGAAAGAATGATGTTGCTGATCTCTCAGGCGCAGAGATTCTTTGCTCTATTCCTGCTTCTGACCCCAGGAAACCATCATACTACCACAGTTTTG TCATGTCAGAGAATTACATAGTCTTCATTGAGCAGCCGATCAAACTAGACCTGCTGAAATTCATGCTGTACAGAGTTGCTGGAAAGAGCTTTCATAAAGTCATGTCCTGGTACCCGGAACTGGAAACCATCTTCCATGTGGCAGACAGACACACTGGCCAG CTCATCAAGACAAAATACTACAGCAGTGCTATGTTCACACTGCACCAGATTAATGCATATGAGGAGAATGGATGTTTGATTATGGACATGTGCTGTGGAGATGATGGCAATGTGATTGGTGACTTCACAATGGAGAACCTTCAGGCATCTGGAGAAGAACTTGACAAG TTCTTCAATTCATTGTGTACAAACTTACCACGGAGATATGTACTGCCTCTGGACGTAAAGGAAGATGAGCCTAATGACCACAACCTCATCAATTTGCCATACACCACTGCCACTGCTGTGAAGACTATAACTGGG GTGTTCCTGAGCCATGAAGATCTCTACAGTGATGACCTGTTGCAGTATGGTGGTCTTGAGTTCCCACAGATTAACTACACGTATTACAATGCTCGTCCTTATCGGTACTTCTACGCCTGTGGCTTTGGACACGTATTTGGTGACTCTTTGCTAAAGATGGATCTAGAAGGAAAGAAGCTAAAG GTGTGGCACCACGCTGGTTTGTTCCCATCAGAACCAGTGTTTGTTCCGGCACCTGATGCTAAGGATGAGGATGATGGTGTGGTCATGTCTGTGGTCATTACACCAAGAGAG AAAAAGAGCAGTTTCCTCCTTGTCCTTGATGCCAAGACTTTCACAGAGCTTGGGCGAGCAGAAGTTCCAGTGGACATCCCGTACGGCACTCATGGACTCTTCAATGAGTTGagctaa